CGCGCTCACCGCCGCCTACCTGGACTGAGTACGCGGAGCGCGGCCGACGGGCCCGCCCGGCACCGGCGGACGATCACGCACGGCCGAGGGCCCCCATGCCAGAATGAGGACCTCTTCGTTCGTCCCGCGGTCCGTTCGCCCGCCGTCGTGCCCCGGACACCGGCCCCACCCCACCGAGGTTCCCGTGACCAGACCCGTTGCCCGTCAGCCGCTGCGGCGCAATGCGCGGTCCAACCGGGCGCGCATCCTGGCCACGGCCCGGCGGGAGCTCGGACGGAACCCGGACATCACCCTGGAGGAGCTGGCGCGGGCCTCGGGAGTCGTACGGCGCACGCTCTTCGGCCACTTCCCCGGGCGTGAGGCCCTGTTGGAGGCCCTCGCCGAGGAGGCGTCCGAGACGCTGCGGAGTGCGCTGACGGCCGGTGCGCGGCCGGGGGAGCCGGCCGACCGGGCGCTCGGGCACTTCGTGTTCTCGATGTGGCCCGTGGGGGACCGTTACCGGATGCTGCTGGCGCTGGCCCGACGCGACCTGGGCGCCGAGCGTGTGGCCGAGATCCTGGCCCCGGCCCGCGCCGTGTGCACGGCCATCCTGGAGCGGGGCCAGCGGGACGGAGTCTTCCCGGCACACCTTCCGCCCGCCGTGATGAGCGCCGGGCTGGAAGGCCTGATGGTCGCGCTCCTGGAGGCGGTCAAC
Above is a genomic segment from Streptomyces sp. NBC_00094 containing:
- a CDS encoding TetR/AcrR family transcriptional regulator codes for the protein MTRPVARQPLRRNARSNRARILATARRELGRNPDITLEELARASGVVRRTLFGHFPGREALLEALAEEASETLRSALTAGARPGEPADRALGHFVFSMWPVGDRYRMLLALARRDLGAERVAEILAPARAVCTAILERGQRDGVFPAHLPPAVMSAGLEGLMVALLEAVNTGELTDAGAPVAVAVLVAAGVPEEKARVVVDDMAPVALPEMPAAE